AAATCTCAATATAAGTAATAAGGGGGAAAAATAATGTCGAATACAAATACTTCAAATAAAAAGAGAAGTCAGTGGGTAGAGGTATGGAGAAGATTAAAAAGAAATAAGATGGCTGTTTTAGGACTAATTATTTTAATTATTCTTGTCTTACTTGCTGTATTTGCTGATGTTATAGCCAATTATGATAATGTAGTTATAAAACAAAATCTAGCTCATAGATTACAAGGACCAAGTGCAGCACACTGGCTTGGAACAGATGAGTTTGGTAGAGATATATTTGCAAGACTTGTACATGGAACAAGAGTATCATTACAAGTAGGTATTGTGGCTGTTGGAATATCAATAGTTATTGGAGGAATTTTAGGAGCAGTAGCTGGATATTATGGTGGAAAATTAGATAATACTATAATGAGAATTATGGATATTTTCCTAGCAGTACCAAGTATCTTACTTGCAATAGCAATAGTTTCAGCTTTAGGACCAAGTATTATCAACCTTATGTTAGCTATTAGTATTTCAAGTGTACCTAGTTATGCTAGAATAGTTAGAGCTTCAGTACTTTCTATTAGAGACCAAGAGTTTATAGAAGCAGCTAAAGCTATTGGAGCAAGTAATACAAGAATAATTTTTAGACATATAATTCCTAACTCTTTAGCTCCTGTTATTGTACAAGCTACATTAGGAGTAGCAAGTGCAATCTTATCAACAGCGGGACTAAGCTTTATCGGACTAGGAATTCAACCACCAGCACCTGAGTGGGGTTCTATGCTATCTGGAGGTAGACAATACCTAAGATATGCTTGGTGGGTAACAACATTCCCAGGAGTAGCTATAATGATAACAATTCTTTCTCTTAACCTATTAGGAGATGGATTGAGAGATGCCTTAGACCCAAGATTGAAACAGTAGTTAATTTAGGAGGAAGTGTCAATGAGTAATTTATTAGAGATAAAAGATTTAACTATACAGTATGTTACTGAAGATGAAGTAGTATCTGCTGTAAATGGATTAGAAATAGAGTTAGCAGAAGGAGAAACAATAGGACTAGTTGGAGAGACTGGAGCAGGAAAAACTACAACTGCTCTAGGGATAATGGGGTTAGTTCCTAACCCACCTGGAAAAATATTAAGTGGGAAAATAACTTTTGAAGGTAAAGATTTACTTTCATTACATGAAGAAGAGATGAGAAAAATCAGAGGAAATAAAATCTCTATGATTTTCCAAGACCCTATGACATCGTTAAACCCAGTTATGACAGTAGGAGAGCAAATTGCTGAGGTTATAGAGATACATGAGCAATTAGGAAAAGAAAAATCTTTTGAAAAAGCAAAAGAGATGTTAGAGTTAGTTGGAATACCTGGTGCAAGAGCTAATGACTTTCCACATCAATTCTCTGGAGGAATGAAACAAAGGGTTGTTATAGCTATTGCCTTGGCTTGTAACCCAAAACTTTTAATAGCTGACGAGCCGACAACTGCTCTAGATGTTACTATTCAAGCTCAAGTACTAGATCTTATGAATGATTTAAAAGAGAAATTTAAAACTGCTATGATACTTATAACACATGACCTTGGAGTAGTTGCTCAAGTATGTGATAAGGTAGCTATTATGTATGCTGGAGAGATTGTAGAAGCAGGTAGCTTAGTAGATGTATTTGAAAATCCTAAACACCCATATACTCATGGATTATTTGGTTCTATTCCTAGCCTTGATGAAGAGTGCGATAGATTAAAACCAATACAAGGACTTATGCCAGACCCTACTAACTTACCATCAGGATGTAAATTCCACCCTAGATGTCCACATGCTACAGAACTTTGCTCAAAAGAGCAACCAAAAGTTACTGAAATAGAGAAAGGACATAAAGTAAGATGCCTTATTTGTGAAGGAAAAGTAAAAGAGATAGGGGAGGAAAAATAATAATGGAAAACAAAGTATTATTAGAAGTAAAAAATCTAAAGAAATATTTTAATACTCCTAAAGGACTTTTACATGCAGTAGATGATATCAACTTTACTATTTGTGAAGGAAAAACTCTAGGAGTAGTTGGAGAGTCTGGTTGTGGAAAATCTACAACAGGAAGAGTTATCTTAAGACTTCTTGAGGCAACAGATGGAGAGATACTATTTGAAGGAGAAAACATCAGAAACTACTCAAAAGAGCAAATGAGAGAGATGAGAAAAAAGATGCAAATTATTTTCCAAGACCCATTTGCTTCTCTTAACCCAAGAATGACAGTAAGTGAGATAATTGCTGAGCCATTAATTATACATAAAATGTGTAAATCAAAAGAAGAATTAGAAGCTAGAGTAAAAGAGCTTATGGATACAGTTGGGCTTAGTGAAAGACTTATGAATACTTATCCGCATGAGCTAGATGGAGGAAGAAGACAAAGAATAGGTATAGCTAGAGCATTAGCATTAAAACCTAAATTTATAGTTTGTGATGAGCCAGTATCAGCTCTTGACGTATCAATTCAAGCTCAAGTTCTAAACCTAATGAAAGATCTACAAGAAGAGTTTGGACTTACATATATGTTCATAACACATGACTTATCAGTTGTAAAACACTTCTCTGATGATATAGCTGTAATGTATCTTGGACAATTAGTTGAAAAAGCACCATCTAAGATGCTTTTCAAAAACCCAATTCACCCATATACAAAAGCACTTTTATCGGCTATACCAGTACCAAGTGTAAAGAAAAAAATGGAGAGAATAAAACTTCAAGGGGAGATTACTTCTCCAATTAATCCAGATAAAGGATGTAGATTTGCAAAAAGATGTGTTTATGCAAAAGATATTTGTAGACAGCAAGAGCCTGCTTTAAGAGAGGTAGGAGAAGGTCACTTCTATGCTTGCCATCTAGCTGAAGAGTTAGGATTTGTAGAGAAATAAAATCTTATAAGGGGTTTAAATTTAAGATATAAAATAGTGTAATTAAAAAACCTCAAGAATAACAGAGATTAATAAGTTATTCTTGAGGTTTTTTATATTATAATAAAATTATTATTCCATCTCAGAAGATGTAGATTCATTTCCTGCTAAAGGATTTGAATAAGTATTTAAATCTATTTGTCCTAAGCTCTTATCAACTATTAAAGCATTAGTAACAGAACCGATAACATTTAACATAGTTCTAGGCATATCTATAATAGGGTCGATAGCTAGTATAGGATTAATCATAGGGAATAGAGCAGCAAGTCCTGTTCCAGATAATCCAACTGAAGCAGCCATTGTAGCAGTACCAGGAATTCCTGCAATACCTAGAGAACTAATAGCTACAACAATTACAGCCATTGCAAATAGAGTCATATCAACACTGTTTCCACTCATATGAGTAACGAAAACTATAGTTAAAGCTGGGAAAACACCAGCACAACCTTGCATTCCAGCAGTTGTACCAAAACTTCCTACAAAACTTGCAGTTGATTCAGTAACTCCAAGTTTATTAGTTAATGTAGATATAGTAACAGGTAGACAACCAACACTTGATCTTGATGTAAAAGCAAGAATTAATAATGAAGTTGATTTTTTTACATAAGTAAATGGATTTAATCCAAATAGAGAAACAGCTATCATTTGGATAATAAACATAATAGCTACAGCTAAGTATAATACAACTATGAATTTTCCAACTTCAGCTATTGCATGAACTCCTTTTTGAGCTATTGTATTAGCAAGTAGAGGAACAACTGCAGCTGGCATCCATTTGATGATACTCATAGCCATAGATACGATGATTTTTTGTAAAGCATTTATTAAATCGAAGAAAGGCTTTACTATATCCATATATTTTTTAGACATTCTCTTAGCAGCTACTCCAACTATTGAAGAGAAAATTACTAATCCAACGATATTTAAGTTAACCATTGCTTCTACTGGGTTAGAAGGAATTAGAGCCTTTAATGTATCTACGATATTTTTTACCTCTCTAATTTGTTTTCCACCTTGAGCTACTACAGTATTTACAGTATCAACTTTTCCAACTTTGAAGATAATTCCAAGAGCTAGTCCAACAGCAACAGCAACAGCAACCATAACTAAAGAGACAACAAGAGTTCTCTTAACTAAAGAACCAAGATTTGCATCTTCTTTCATATTGATGATAACGTGGATAATAGATACCATAACTAATGGAATAACAAGCATTCTAACTAAAGATATAAATCCACTACCTAATAAACTATACCAAAGAGTTGTTTCTCTTACAAATGTAAGTTCCATAGGATCATTAGGGAATCCAGCAACAAATTGTATAACTAGTCCTAAAATTAAACCTATAACAGTAGCAGTCATTACTTTAGCAGAAAAGTTAAATTTTTGTTTAGGTAATCTATTGATAACCATAATAATAGCAATTAAAGCTATTAAGAAAATAATAGTTTTTACATCACTAATCATTAAAAATTGTTGAAAAAATACATTGTTCATGTTAAAGATATCTCTCCTTTATTTTATATATTAAATTTATTTAGCAACATTTCCAGCAACGTTCATAACGTCCCAAGTTCTAGCAAATGGTGGAGCATAACAGAAATCCATCATTCCAATTTCATCAACGGTAAGCTCTGAATAGATAGCAGTAGCTAAAGAGTCAACTCTTAAAACTGCTCCTTTTTTACCAGCTATTTGCGCTCCTAATAAAACTCTTGTATCAGCATTATATATTAATTTAACAAAAATATCCTCTCTTCCTGGATAGTAATTTGTTTGGTTTTTATCTTTTACAAATACAGTTTTGTAATTGATTCCCATTTTGATAGCTTCATTTTCAGTAATTCCTGTTCTACCAGCTTCTACATCTAAAACTTTTATAGCAGCAGAACCAAGAGTTCCAGCAAATGGAGTATTTTTACCAGCAAGGTTTTCTCCTACAATTCTACCGATTTTATTAGCAGTAGTAGCAAGAGGAATATATACATT
Above is a window of Fusobacterium mortiferum ATCC 9817 DNA encoding:
- a CDS encoding cation:dicarboxylate symporter family transporter; this translates as MNNVFFQQFLMISDVKTIIFLIALIAIIMVINRLPKQKFNFSAKVMTATVIGLILGLVIQFVAGFPNDPMELTFVRETTLWYSLLGSGFISLVRMLVIPLVMVSIIHVIINMKEDANLGSLVKRTLVVSLVMVAVAVAVGLALGIIFKVGKVDTVNTVVAQGGKQIREVKNIVDTLKALIPSNPVEAMVNLNIVGLVIFSSIVGVAAKRMSKKYMDIVKPFFDLINALQKIIVSMAMSIIKWMPAAVVPLLANTIAQKGVHAIAEVGKFIVVLYLAVAIMFIIQMIAVSLFGLNPFTYVKKSTSLLILAFTSRSSVGCLPVTISTLTNKLGVTESTASFVGSFGTTAGMQGCAGVFPALTIVFVTHMSGNSVDMTLFAMAVIVVAISSLGIAGIPGTATMAASVGLSGTGLAALFPMINPILAIDPIIDMPRTMLNVIGSVTNALIVDKSLGQIDLNTYSNPLAGNESTSSEME
- a CDS encoding ABC transporter ATP-binding protein, with protein sequence MENKVLLEVKNLKKYFNTPKGLLHAVDDINFTICEGKTLGVVGESGCGKSTTGRVILRLLEATDGEILFEGENIRNYSKEQMREMRKKMQIIFQDPFASLNPRMTVSEIIAEPLIIHKMCKSKEELEARVKELMDTVGLSERLMNTYPHELDGGRRQRIGIARALALKPKFIVCDEPVSALDVSIQAQVLNLMKDLQEEFGLTYMFITHDLSVVKHFSDDIAVMYLGQLVEKAPSKMLFKNPIHPYTKALLSAIPVPSVKKKMERIKLQGEITSPINPDKGCRFAKRCVYAKDICRQQEPALREVGEGHFYACHLAEELGFVEK
- a CDS encoding ABC transporter ATP-binding protein, whose translation is MSMSNLLEIKDLTIQYVTEDEVVSAVNGLEIELAEGETIGLVGETGAGKTTTALGIMGLVPNPPGKILSGKITFEGKDLLSLHEEEMRKIRGNKISMIFQDPMTSLNPVMTVGEQIAEVIEIHEQLGKEKSFEKAKEMLELVGIPGARANDFPHQFSGGMKQRVVIAIALACNPKLLIADEPTTALDVTIQAQVLDLMNDLKEKFKTAMILITHDLGVVAQVCDKVAIMYAGEIVEAGSLVDVFENPKHPYTHGLFGSIPSLDEECDRLKPIQGLMPDPTNLPSGCKFHPRCPHATELCSKEQPKVTEIEKGHKVRCLICEGKVKEIGEEK
- the nikC gene encoding nickel transporter permease, coding for MSNTNTSNKKRSQWVEVWRRLKRNKMAVLGLIILIILVLLAVFADVIANYDNVVIKQNLAHRLQGPSAAHWLGTDEFGRDIFARLVHGTRVSLQVGIVAVGISIVIGGILGAVAGYYGGKLDNTIMRIMDIFLAVPSILLAIAIVSALGPSIINLMLAISISSVPSYARIVRASVLSIRDQEFIEAAKAIGASNTRIIFRHIIPNSLAPVIVQATLGVASAILSTAGLSFIGLGIQPPAPEWGSMLSGGRQYLRYAWWVTTFPGVAIMITILSLNLLGDGLRDALDPRLKQ